One Mycolicibacterium pulveris genomic region harbors:
- a CDS encoding acyl-CoA dehydrogenase family protein codes for MSDTHVVTNQVPPLENYNPATSPVLTEALIREGGEWGLEEVTELGALSGSQQAQRWGELADRNRPILHTHDRYGHRIDEVEYDPAYHELMKVAIGHGLHAAPWADDRPGSHVVRAAKTSVWTPEPGHICPISMTYAVVPALRHNPELAAVYEPLLASREYDPELKVPAQKAGITAGMSMTEKQGGSDVRVGTTQATPNGFGSYSLTGHKWFTSAPMSDIFLVLAQAPGGLSCFLLPRVLPDGSRNRMYLQRLKDKLGNHANASSEVEYDGAIAWLVGEEGNGVKTIIEMVNLTRLDCTLGSATSMRNGLARAIHHAQHRKAFGEYLIDQPLMRNVLADLAVEAEAATIVAMRMAGATDAAVRGDERETLLRRIGLAASKYWVCKRSTPHAAEAMECLGGNGYVEDSGMPRLYREAPLMGIWEGSGNVSALDTLRAMATRPECIDVLFDELGTTAGADPRLDQHVQALRPALSDGETIQYRARKVAEDICLALQGSLLVRHGHPAVAEAFLATRTGGAWGGAFGTLPTGLDLGPILERALVKG; via the coding sequence ATGTCAGACACGCACGTCGTCACCAACCAGGTCCCGCCCCTGGAGAACTACAACCCCGCCACCTCACCGGTGCTCACCGAGGCGCTGATCCGCGAGGGCGGCGAATGGGGGCTCGAGGAGGTCACCGAACTCGGCGCGCTCTCGGGTTCGCAGCAGGCGCAGCGCTGGGGTGAGCTGGCCGACCGCAACCGGCCGATCCTGCACACCCACGACCGCTACGGGCACCGCATCGACGAGGTGGAGTACGACCCCGCCTACCACGAACTCATGAAGGTCGCGATCGGCCACGGCCTGCACGCCGCGCCATGGGCCGACGACCGGCCCGGTTCGCACGTCGTGCGTGCCGCCAAGACGTCGGTGTGGACGCCCGAGCCCGGCCACATCTGCCCGATCTCGATGACGTACGCCGTCGTCCCGGCGCTGCGCCACAATCCCGAGCTCGCCGCGGTCTACGAACCGCTGCTGGCCAGCCGTGAATACGATCCCGAACTCAAGGTGCCCGCCCAGAAGGCCGGCATCACCGCGGGCATGTCGATGACCGAGAAGCAGGGCGGCTCCGACGTGCGCGTCGGCACCACCCAGGCCACCCCCAACGGCTTCGGCAGCTACAGCCTGACCGGGCACAAGTGGTTCACCTCCGCGCCGATGAGCGATATCTTCCTCGTGCTCGCGCAGGCGCCGGGCGGGCTGAGCTGTTTCCTGCTGCCCCGCGTGCTGCCCGACGGCAGCCGTAACCGGATGTACCTGCAGCGGCTCAAGGACAAGCTGGGCAACCACGCGAACGCGTCCAGCGAGGTCGAATACGACGGCGCGATCGCCTGGTTGGTCGGCGAGGAGGGCAACGGCGTGAAGACCATCATCGAGATGGTGAACCTCACCCGGCTGGACTGCACCCTTGGCAGCGCGACTTCCATGCGCAACGGCCTGGCTCGCGCGATCCACCACGCCCAGCATCGAAAAGCGTTCGGCGAGTACCTGATCGATCAGCCGTTGATGCGTAACGTGCTGGCCGACTTGGCCGTCGAGGCCGAGGCCGCGACGATCGTCGCGATGCGCATGGCGGGCGCCACCGACGCCGCGGTGCGCGGCGACGAACGCGAGACGCTGCTGCGCCGCATCGGCCTTGCCGCCAGCAAGTACTGGGTGTGCAAGCGCTCCACCCCGCACGCCGCCGAGGCGATGGAGTGCCTGGGCGGCAACGGCTATGTCGAGGACTCCGGCATGCCGCGGCTGTACCGGGAAGCGCCGCTGATGGGCATCTGGGAAGGTTCCGGGAACGTCAGCGCCTTGGATACGTTGCGCGCCATGGCAACCCGCCCGGAATGCATCGACGTGCTGTTCGACGAGCTCGGCACGACGGCGGGCGCCGATCCGCGGCTGGATCAGCACGTGCAGGCGCTGCGTCCGGCGCTGTCCGACGGCGAGACCATTCAGTACCGGGCGCGCAAGGTCGCCGAGGACATCTGCCTGGCACTGCAGGGTTCGCTGCTGGTGCGCCACGGGCATCCCGCCGTCGCCGAGGCGTTCCTCGCGACACGCACGGGCGGCGCGTGGGGCGGTGCGTTCGGAACCCTGCCCACCGGGCTGGATCTCGGCCCGATCCTCGAGCGGGCACTGGTCAAGGGATGA
- a CDS encoding phosphatase PAP2 family protein codes for MSAVDEASIASQHALEAQQTRERRLKYVRRIAVAIWAVVIVYRTATDGFAFNRELLLLYIATGLLAASIGQARRMLYVIRDWLPFALVLVAYDLSRGAADLVGRPTLWHWQIDADRWLFFGTVPTVWLQERLKLPHPPWWEIFISSVYMSFFILPYAIAAVLWLRNRDEWKSFVRLFVGLSFAALVIYALLPAAPPWAAARCTAADVEGGPAGPRCMFRSARDAPDGGLLGAMQTAHDGANAWIERIVGRGWGKLNLHSASALIDQGQASVNLVAAIPSLHAGLSLALAMFLWNRVQRRWRPVLVTYVLVMAFTLVYTAEHYVVDILLGWVLAIVVVTGLNRFEARRFAGAVNIRWRPTARRASEPEVPSVEVPSAEPGNDGFDDAPEFDADTCGRPA; via the coding sequence GTGTCTGCGGTTGACGAGGCGTCAATTGCGTCGCAGCACGCCCTGGAGGCGCAACAGACGCGGGAACGCCGACTCAAGTACGTGCGCCGGATCGCGGTCGCGATCTGGGCCGTCGTCATCGTGTATCGGACCGCGACAGACGGGTTCGCATTCAACCGCGAGCTGTTGCTGCTCTACATCGCGACCGGATTGCTGGCCGCCAGTATCGGTCAGGCCCGCCGGATGCTCTATGTCATCCGCGACTGGCTGCCGTTCGCGTTGGTCCTCGTCGCCTACGACCTGAGCAGGGGAGCGGCAGACCTGGTCGGGCGACCGACGCTGTGGCACTGGCAGATCGACGCCGACCGGTGGCTGTTCTTCGGCACCGTGCCGACGGTATGGCTGCAGGAGCGGCTCAAACTGCCCCATCCGCCGTGGTGGGAGATCTTCATCAGCTCGGTCTACATGTCGTTCTTCATCCTGCCGTACGCGATCGCGGCGGTGCTGTGGCTGCGTAACCGCGACGAATGGAAGTCGTTTGTGCGGCTGTTCGTCGGCCTGTCCTTTGCGGCGCTGGTCATCTACGCGCTGCTGCCCGCCGCTCCGCCCTGGGCGGCCGCGCGCTGCACCGCCGCCGACGTCGAGGGCGGGCCGGCCGGTCCCCGCTGCATGTTCAGGTCCGCGCGCGACGCGCCCGACGGCGGCCTGCTCGGCGCGATGCAGACCGCGCACGACGGTGCCAACGCGTGGATCGAGCGGATCGTCGGGCGCGGGTGGGGCAAGCTCAACCTGCACTCCGCCAGCGCGTTGATCGACCAGGGGCAGGCCAGCGTCAACCTGGTGGCGGCGATCCCGTCGTTGCACGCCGGACTGTCGCTGGCGTTGGCGATGTTCCTGTGGAACCGGGTGCAACGACGCTGGCGGCCGGTGCTGGTCACGTACGTGCTGGTGATGGCGTTCACGCTGGTGTACACCGCCGAGCACTACGTCGTCGACATCCTGCTGGGCTGGGTGCTGGCCATCGTCGTCGTCACGGGCCTCAACCGGTTCGAGGCGCGGCGTTTCGCCGGTGCCGTCAACATCCGATGGCGGCCCACCGCCCGCCGGGCGAGCGAACCCGAGGTGCCGAGCGTCGAGGTGCCGAGCGCCGAGCCTGGGAACGACGGGTTCGACGACGCCCCCGAGTTCGACGCGGATACCTGCGGCCGGCCGGCCTAA
- a CDS encoding deoxyribonuclease IV, whose protein sequence is MLIGSHVRSDDPLAAAEADGADVVQIFLGNPQSWKKPKPREDAEVLKASGMPIYVHAPYLINVASANNRVRIPSRKILQDTCDAAADINATAVIVHGGHADDKDWEAGFERWVKALDYLETDVPVYLENTAGGDHAMARHFDTIARLWDHIGDKGIGFCLDTCHAWAAGEKLIDAVDRIKAITGRIDLVHCNDSRDAAGSGADRHANFGTGQIDPQLLVAVVKAAEAPVICETADEGRKDDIAFLREHVG, encoded by the coding sequence GTGCTCATCGGTTCGCACGTCCGCTCGGACGACCCCCTGGCCGCCGCGGAGGCTGACGGCGCCGACGTGGTGCAGATCTTCCTAGGCAACCCGCAGAGCTGGAAGAAACCCAAGCCGCGCGAGGACGCCGAGGTGCTCAAGGCGTCGGGCATGCCGATCTATGTCCACGCGCCCTACCTCATCAACGTCGCGTCGGCCAACAACCGGGTGCGCATCCCGTCGCGCAAGATCCTGCAGGACACCTGCGACGCGGCCGCGGACATCAACGCGACCGCGGTCATCGTGCACGGCGGCCACGCCGACGACAAGGACTGGGAGGCCGGCTTCGAGCGCTGGGTCAAGGCGCTGGACTACCTCGAGACCGACGTTCCCGTCTACCTGGAGAACACCGCAGGCGGCGACCACGCCATGGCCCGCCATTTCGACACCATCGCCCGGCTGTGGGACCACATCGGTGACAAGGGCATCGGCTTCTGCCTGGACACCTGCCACGCGTGGGCGGCCGGCGAAAAGCTGATCGACGCCGTCGACCGGATCAAGGCCATCACCGGGCGCATCGACCTGGTGCACTGCAACGACTCGCGCGATGCCGCCGGATCCGGCGCCGACCGGCACGCGAACTTCGGCACCGGCCAGATCGACCCGCAGTTGCTGGTCGCCGTGGTCAAGGCCGCCGAGGCCCCGGTCATCTGCGAAACCGCGGACGAAGGGCGCAAGGACGACATCGCCTTCCTGCGCGAACACGTCGGCTAG
- a CDS encoding TetR/AcrR family transcriptional regulator, with the protein MAANPRGDVKVQQIRRAAHTLFLRHGFAGVSTAALAKEAGVSKETLYSRFPNKDAVLADVLEHLIALGETGDDAGVPAPTTTADLRDAFRSLARDLGGQLVQRDYIELVRIVVAETPRLPHLGEIFRRSVPQRAFQRTGELLAAGKQAGLVGDVDVPTAARMFLGPLVLHALLHLLLVAPSDDEAPVAPIDVDAHVDLFLAAITAPNTKED; encoded by the coding sequence ATGGCGGCAAACCCGCGCGGCGACGTCAAGGTCCAGCAGATCCGCCGGGCCGCGCACACCCTGTTCCTGCGCCACGGCTTCGCAGGCGTGAGCACCGCGGCCCTGGCCAAAGAGGCCGGCGTCTCGAAGGAGACCTTGTACTCGCGCTTCCCCAACAAGGACGCCGTGCTCGCCGACGTGCTCGAGCACCTCATCGCCTTGGGTGAGACCGGCGACGACGCCGGCGTTCCTGCGCCCACGACGACCGCGGACCTGCGCGACGCGTTTCGGTCGCTTGCGCGTGATCTCGGCGGCCAGCTCGTTCAGCGCGACTACATCGAGTTGGTGCGCATCGTGGTCGCCGAAACCCCGCGGCTCCCCCACCTCGGCGAGATCTTCCGGCGTTCGGTGCCCCAGCGCGCATTCCAGCGCACCGGCGAACTTCTCGCCGCCGGCAAGCAGGCCGGTCTCGTCGGCGACGTCGACGTGCCGACGGCGGCGCGGATGTTTTTGGGCCCGCTGGTCTTGCATGCCCTGCTCCACCTGCTGCTGGTCGCACCCAGCGACGACGAAGCCCCCGTGGCGCCCATCGACGTCGACGCGCACGTCGACCTTTTCCTTGCTGCCATCACCGCGCCGAATACCAAGGAGGACTGA
- a CDS encoding FAD-dependent oxidoreductase, producing MNSDVLVVGAGPTGLTMAVELARRGVDVRIIDAAPAPTTETRALGVQPRTLELFERLDLAEAAVAEGMKVTDFKVFSEGKQFLHLDLEGLDSPYPYLLMLQQPRVEALLNARLESFGVTVERAIELATLRHDSDGVAVELRHGDGTVEHTRTSWLIGCDGAHSTVRHQLGVPFVGAAFEENFAVADVEMDWPLPHNVFHAFLNRGNFAAYFPMPGGLHRLTIAYRPGQTPTGDVTDQELQAAVDRGAPPGARITAVHYAGRFQINQRKVARHSVGRVFLAGDAAHVHSVVGGQGMNTGIQDAFNLGWKLAAVVNGHAEPPLLDSYAEERAPVTHRLVKGTRRATRTTLLRNPIATAMRRHIAPHITPRPRFQRVLRRALTQLDVSYRDGTGGSNDDRLAVGDRYPDIGLLHPTKYTWLTPATEAARHPDLVAVRHVDDGAAPTLVRPDGYIAALGNDTALASTSKRPSGKGISCGPSSLIRLLRRRFTMPAPRWVARANKKVLNRVTKFIAPWAPGWAVVIHRGRKSQRVYRTPLWAFRRQDGFVIALTYGSQADWVRNVLAADGCELETRRRRYQVGSPRVYYDEDAADMPAFIRFMLRNVIKAPEFLRVDVVRELSAV from the coding sequence ATGAATTCCGACGTACTGGTGGTCGGCGCCGGGCCGACCGGCCTGACGATGGCCGTCGAGCTGGCACGCCGCGGCGTCGACGTGCGCATCATCGACGCGGCGCCCGCGCCCACGACCGAAACCCGAGCCCTCGGCGTGCAACCCAGGACGCTCGAACTCTTCGAGCGGCTCGACCTCGCCGAGGCCGCGGTCGCAGAGGGCATGAAGGTCACCGACTTCAAGGTGTTCAGTGAAGGCAAGCAGTTCCTGCACCTCGACTTGGAGGGCCTGGACAGCCCGTATCCGTATCTGCTGATGTTGCAGCAGCCGCGGGTCGAGGCGCTGCTGAACGCGCGCCTCGAGAGTTTCGGCGTCACGGTGGAGCGCGCGATCGAATTGGCCACGCTGAGACACGATTCCGATGGCGTTGCGGTCGAGCTGCGACACGGTGACGGCACGGTGGAGCACACGCGGACGTCCTGGCTGATCGGTTGCGACGGCGCGCACAGCACCGTCCGCCATCAGCTGGGGGTGCCGTTCGTCGGTGCCGCGTTCGAAGAGAACTTCGCGGTCGCCGATGTCGAAATGGACTGGCCACTGCCGCACAACGTCTTTCACGCGTTTCTCAACCGCGGCAACTTCGCAGCCTACTTCCCGATGCCGGGTGGGCTGCACCGGCTCACCATCGCCTACCGCCCCGGCCAGACCCCCACCGGCGACGTCACCGACCAGGAACTACAGGCCGCCGTCGACCGCGGCGCACCACCGGGCGCCCGCATCACAGCGGTCCACTACGCCGGGCGGTTTCAGATTAACCAACGCAAGGTCGCCCGCCACTCCGTCGGCCGGGTGTTCCTCGCAGGCGACGCGGCGCACGTGCACTCCGTGGTGGGTGGACAGGGAATGAACACCGGCATCCAGGACGCGTTCAACCTGGGGTGGAAACTCGCCGCGGTGGTCAACGGGCACGCGGAACCACCTCTTCTGGATTCCTACGCCGAAGAACGTGCGCCCGTCACGCACCGGCTCGTGAAAGGCACGCGTCGTGCGACGCGAACGACGTTGTTGCGCAATCCGATCGCGACAGCCATGCGACGCCACATCGCACCACACATCACGCCGCGGCCACGGTTCCAGCGCGTGCTGAGGCGCGCACTGACCCAGCTTGACGTCTCGTACCGTGACGGCACCGGCGGCAGCAACGACGACCGCCTCGCCGTCGGCGACCGGTACCCCGACATCGGACTGCTGCACCCGACCAAGTACACGTGGCTGACGCCCGCCACCGAGGCTGCACGCCACCCCGACCTGGTCGCCGTGCGTCACGTCGACGACGGCGCCGCGCCGACCCTGGTCCGGCCCGACGGCTACATCGCCGCCCTTGGGAACGACACCGCCTTGGCGAGTACCTCGAAAAGACCTTCGGGCAAAGGAATTTCGTGTGGACCGTCGTCCCTGATCAGGCTTCTACGAAGGAGGTTCACCATGCCCGCACCACGATGGGTTGCCCGCGCCAACAAGAAAGTGCTCAACCGGGTGACCAAGTTCATCGCGCCGTGGGCGCCGGGATGGGCGGTCGTGATTCATCGCGGCCGCAAATCGCAGCGCGTCTACCGGACACCGCTGTGGGCGTTTCGGCGTCAGGACGGCTTTGTCATCGCGTTGACGTATGGCTCGCAGGCCGACTGGGTGCGCAACGTCCTCGCCGCCGACGGCTGTGAACTCGAGACCCGACGCCGGCGCTACCAGGTCGGGTCCCCGCGCGTCTACTACGACGAGGACGCCGCGGACATGCCGGCGTTCATTCGGTTCATGCTGCGCAACGTGATCAAGGCACCGGAGTTCCTGCGCGTGGACGTGGTGCGCGAACTGTCGGCCGTCTAG
- a CDS encoding YihY/virulence factor BrkB family protein: protein MPSGSDRPPFSSWSDTVASTLTTLRRRPLIALNRAPRPVRQGGRLIVRTVDDTLRDRVPGLAAEVALFSLISLPSLLIAILGSLGFIAEALGPDGSAELRRLLLEAPSSLLSERTFQSYSRVVEAGLAQSRGSVISIGIVLSLWTGSRAVNRYLETITIAYGVEPRPAWRRRLLALGLTVGGLVGAAAILPPLVFGPDLVAWLTPEPLTASTLRALDLLFWPVMALLILIGLVTLYHFGVPWRTPWRRDIPGAVLAMALWLIASAGLRTYLSLSARDDAVYSQLAVPIAVVLWLYITAFAVLLGAELNAEIEKMWPHDKYPWRLR, encoded by the coding sequence GTGCCATCTGGAAGCGACCGGCCGCCGTTCTCGTCGTGGTCCGATACCGTCGCCTCCACCCTCACGACGCTGCGACGACGCCCGCTTATCGCGCTGAACCGTGCGCCCCGGCCCGTGCGGCAGGGCGGGCGGCTGATCGTCCGCACCGTCGATGACACCCTGCGCGACCGCGTGCCCGGGCTGGCCGCCGAGGTGGCGCTGTTCTCGCTGATCTCGCTGCCGTCGCTGCTGATTGCCATCCTCGGCTCGCTCGGGTTCATCGCCGAGGCGCTGGGCCCCGACGGCAGCGCGGAACTGCGCCGCCTGCTGCTCGAGGCGCCCAGCTCGCTTCTGTCCGAACGCACCTTTCAGTCCTACAGTCGCGTCGTCGAGGCCGGGCTGGCGCAAAGCCGCGGCAGCGTGATCTCCATCGGCATCGTGCTGAGCCTGTGGACCGGGTCGCGGGCGGTGAACCGCTATTTGGAAACCATCACGATCGCCTACGGCGTCGAGCCCAGGCCCGCGTGGCGACGACGGCTGCTGGCATTGGGGCTGACCGTCGGAGGGCTCGTCGGCGCGGCCGCGATCCTGCCGCCGCTGGTGTTCGGGCCCGACCTGGTGGCCTGGCTGACCCCAGAGCCGTTGACGGCCAGCACGTTGCGGGCCCTGGACCTGTTGTTCTGGCCGGTGATGGCGCTGCTGATCCTGATCGGGCTGGTCACGCTGTACCACTTCGGCGTGCCGTGGCGGACACCCTGGCGCCGCGACATCCCCGGGGCGGTGCTGGCGATGGCGCTGTGGTTGATCGCGTCGGCGGGTCTGCGGACATATCTGTCGCTCAGCGCGCGCGACGACGCGGTGTACAGCCAGCTCGCAGTGCCGATCGCGGTGGTGCTCTGGCTCTACATCACGGCTTTCGCGGTGCTGCTTGGCGCGGAACTCAACGCCGAGATCGAAAAGATGTGGCCGCACGACAAGTACCCCTGGCGGCTGCGGTGA
- a CDS encoding type IV toxin-antitoxin system AbiEi family antitoxin domain-containing protein — translation MSLDAVEAVLAANGGVATRGQLLAVVSPKTLECAVRAGRLIRVRRGVYAMTPPGVAGRLAALDLACGKRVVACMQTAAEMYGFDTEPEERIHVLDPGIRMRPSPEVMVHQRLGAPLSVVGGRIATAPAWTAVEIARTLRRPRALAVLDAALRSGCCTQSELVAAINEQKGRRGIVQVRELVQFADGRSESPMESEARLVFIDGGLPLPELQYEIIDLQGNLWRVDFAWLDAKVVAEYDSVEWHASPEGWKRDRMKAARLAECGWTVVPMVVDDVRKHPYELVRRISGHLERARLAG, via the coding sequence ATGTCGCTGGACGCTGTGGAAGCGGTGCTCGCCGCCAACGGGGGCGTGGCCACCAGGGGACAGCTGCTGGCCGTGGTCTCGCCCAAGACGCTCGAGTGCGCCGTCCGCGCCGGCAGGCTGATCCGCGTCCGGCGTGGTGTGTACGCGATGACGCCGCCCGGTGTGGCCGGCAGGCTCGCCGCACTGGACTTGGCGTGCGGTAAGCGCGTTGTCGCTTGCATGCAGACGGCCGCCGAGATGTACGGCTTTGACACCGAACCCGAGGAACGGATTCATGTTCTCGACCCTGGAATCCGGATGCGGCCGTCACCCGAGGTCATGGTGCACCAACGCCTTGGCGCCCCGCTGAGCGTCGTTGGCGGGCGGATCGCAACGGCGCCGGCCTGGACGGCCGTCGAGATCGCGCGAACATTGCGACGGCCGCGGGCGCTGGCCGTTCTCGACGCCGCACTGCGTTCCGGATGCTGCACGCAGTCGGAACTGGTAGCGGCAATCAACGAACAGAAGGGGCGACGCGGCATCGTTCAAGTCCGCGAACTCGTGCAGTTTGCGGACGGGCGAAGCGAGTCGCCGATGGAGAGTGAGGCGCGGCTTGTCTTCATCGACGGGGGTCTGCCGCTGCCGGAGCTGCAGTACGAGATCATCGACCTGCAGGGCAACCTGTGGCGGGTTGACTTTGCCTGGCTCGACGCGAAAGTCGTCGCCGAGTACGACAGCGTGGAGTGGCACGCCAGCCCGGAAGGGTGGAAGCGCGACCGCATGAAGGCCGCCAGGTTGGCCGAATGCGGATGGACCGTCGTGCCGATGGTCGTCGACGACGTCCGCAAACACCCGTACGAGTTGGTGCGACGCATCTCCGGACATCTTGAGCGGGCTCGACTCGCCGGGTGA